The following proteins are co-located in the Tissierellales bacterium genome:
- a CDS encoding AarF/UbiB family protein — MKKRLKEIIAVSVKYGLKNGIGDPKSFRLALEDLGPTFIKLGQILSTRPDIISTPYILELENLQDNVTPEDFNVMKKIIEEELEVELEEIFLDFKKEPIASASLAEVYFTKLITGEQVVIKVQRPFVKERMIADINILKRLAPFIKFTTPGDFIDVEEAIDELHMAVERELDFLNEMENIILFNENNRNVKSVTSPKVYKDYCTEKIIVMDYIKGTKIDQIEKLKLEGYDLKDMAKKLIYSYIKQILEDGFFHADPHPGNLIIQNNKISFLDFGLMGTLEPNLKDNFNAFMEAIALKDYNKMTKTILKIGIKKGPIDIDALHSDIEIMYDEYVEQSIYNFDLPEMIEEVFQICKNNNIHMPKDVTLLFKGLMTIQGVVIKLDKEISIMDVALPYVQNHLIEQKFSDISLIEGIKYIHTIVKANLDIPTKLLDLIDQTIDGRFKLNLQVKNMEKSINELNKMVNRLIFAIIVAALVVSSSLAMNVDTGIKIYGISIIGLVGYLGAAIAGFWLLISILKSGKL; from the coding sequence ATGAAAAAAAGATTAAAAGAAATAATTGCCGTATCTGTAAAGTATGGCTTGAAAAATGGAATAGGGGACCCTAAGAGTTTCAGGTTAGCCTTGGAAGATCTAGGACCTACTTTTATAAAGTTGGGACAAATTCTTTCTACCAGACCAGATATAATTTCTACACCATATATTTTAGAACTAGAAAATCTTCAGGACAATGTTACACCAGAAGATTTTAATGTAATGAAAAAAATCATTGAAGAAGAGCTAGAGGTCGAACTAGAAGAAATATTTCTTGACTTTAAGAAAGAGCCTATAGCTTCAGCATCCTTAGCTGAAGTTTATTTTACAAAATTAATAACAGGTGAACAAGTAGTAATAAAAGTTCAACGGCCTTTTGTAAAAGAAAGAATGATAGCAGATATTAATATCCTAAAACGACTTGCCCCCTTTATAAAGTTCACCACTCCTGGAGACTTTATTGATGTAGAAGAAGCAATAGATGAACTACATATGGCTGTAGAAAGAGAATTGGATTTTTTAAATGAAATGGAAAATATAATTCTTTTTAATGAAAATAATAGAAATGTAAAATCTGTTACTTCACCAAAAGTTTACAAAGATTATTGTACTGAAAAAATAATAGTAATGGATTATATTAAAGGAACAAAAATAGATCAGATAGAAAAACTGAAGCTTGAAGGATACGATCTTAAGGATATGGCTAAAAAACTAATTTATAGCTATATAAAACAAATACTTGAAGATGGTTTTTTCCATGCTGACCCCCATCCAGGAAACCTTATAATTCAAAACAACAAAATTAGTTTTTTAGACTTTGGGCTAATGGGTACTTTAGAGCCCAACCTAAAAGATAATTTCAACGCATTTATGGAAGCTATAGCCTTAAAAGACTATAATAAAATGACTAAGACAATTTTAAAGATAGGCATAAAAAAAGGCCCTATAGATATAGACGCACTTCATTCTGATATAGAAATTATGTATGATGAATATGTAGAACAATCTATTTACAATTTTGATTTGCCAGAAATGATAGAAGAAGTTTTTCAAATATGCAAAAATAATAATATACATATGCCAAAGGATGTAACACTTTTGTTCAAAGGATTAATGACTATACAAGGGGTTGTAATAAAACTTGATAAAGAAATAAGTATAATGGATGTAGCCCTACCTTATGTTCAAAATCATTTAATAGAACAAAAGTTTTCAGATATAAGTTTAATAGAGGGAATTAAATATATTCACACTATTGTTAAAGCTAATTTAGATATTCCCACAAAACTATTAGACCTTATAGATCAAACTATAGATGGACGATTTAAACTAAATCTACAGGTAAAAAATATGGAAAAAAGCATTAATGAATTAAATAAAATGGTTAATAGGCTAATCTTTGCTATAATAGTAGCAGCATTAGTAGTCAGCTCTTCTCTTGCTATGAATGTAGATACAGGAATTAAAATTTATGGAATATCCATTATAGGATTAGTTGGATATTTAGGCGCTGCTATTGCAGGCTTTTGGTTATTAATATCTATATTGAAATCCGGAAAGTTATAA
- a CDS encoding DnaJ C-terminal domain-containing protein encodes MKFKDYYEVLGVDKNASKKDIKNAYRKLAKKYHPDLNPNDSQAQEKLKDINEAYEVLGDEEKRRRYDTFGQGTNFTNGQHFDPSDFGFDNFRKGFTYTYNNEEGFGDFSDFFNMFFGNSNFGSDNIFGNKKNFTHEKPKQNYESKIFVTLKEAYNGTTKNVSLNVGHEIKTISVKIPKGILPGKKIKINGNKVGLSGNIYLEVKINQYNNFQLEGLDLTLKVDLLPWEAYFGTKVLVDTLSGKVKVNIPKKIQGGKKIRIPKKGYRDIKGNKGHLYIKINIVNPPTLTKDEEKLYKKLSDISTYNSR; translated from the coding sequence ATGAAATTTAAAGATTATTATGAGGTTCTAGGAGTAGATAAAAATGCCTCTAAAAAAGATATAAAAAATGCATATAGAAAACTAGCTAAAAAATACCACCCAGATTTAAACCCTAATGATTCACAAGCTCAAGAAAAATTAAAAGATATAAATGAGGCTTATGAAGTTCTCGGTGATGAAGAAAAAAGACGTCGTTATGACACCTTTGGTCAAGGAACAAACTTTACTAATGGCCAACATTTTGATCCTTCTGATTTTGGTTTCGACAATTTTAGAAAAGGTTTCACCTATACCTATAATAATGAAGAAGGTTTTGGTGATTTTAGCGACTTTTTTAATATGTTCTTCGGTAATAGTAATTTTGGATCTGACAATATTTTTGGTAATAAAAAAAATTTTACCCATGAAAAACCAAAACAAAACTATGAAAGTAAAATATTTGTCACATTAAAAGAAGCTTATAATGGAACTACTAAAAATGTTTCTCTTAATGTAGGACATGAAATTAAAACTATATCTGTTAAGATCCCAAAAGGAATACTTCCAGGTAAAAAGATTAAAATAAATGGCAATAAAGTAGGTTTAAGTGGAAACATATATTTAGAAGTAAAAATTAATCAATATAATAACTTTCAATTAGAAGGTTTAGACTTAACCCTTAAGGTTGATTTACTGCCATGGGAGGCCTATTTTGGAACTAAAGTATTAGTAGATACTCTATCAGGTAAAGTTAAAGTAAATATACCTAAAAAAATACAAGGTGGTAAAAAAATTAGAATCCCTAAAAAAGGATATAGAGATATTAAGGGCAATAAAGGACACTTATACATTAAAATAAATATAGTTAATCCACCTACATTAACTAAAGATGAGGAAAAACTATATAAGAAATTAAGCGATATTTCTACTTATAATTCAAGATAA